One window of the Rhipicephalus microplus isolate Deutch F79 chromosome 2, USDA_Rmic, whole genome shotgun sequence genome contains the following:
- the Octalpha2R gene encoding alpha2-adrenergic-like octopamine receptor, with the protein MSNGSSTANLSWLDSVAALNATLDGNGSAAADDETGGWPPAVEDPWDGSPYPSRYSKLSFVATAFVVTCIMILIVVGNMLVCIAIATEKTLKTIQNWFIASLAVSDFLIGLIIMPFSLAKELIGYWIFGALWCDVHAALDVLICTASINNLCLISLDRYWSVTHAVEYLKKRTASRAMAMICFVWLLSALISLPPLVGWKKSQQASDYPQCSVSEDVGYVLYSALGSFYVPAVVMVFVYIRIFLAARSRARRHVKKQARHVPELTNDPVRDKSTTTTTTCTSFSNPSPPDSSAAAHKMNGGGGGGGGGGGGAQRRGLLPSAAPQIIIETPEEPSSVPPSPPLPPRRQEGLGGLRAPEVGLRADDSEAAPLQGSHDAPGLLSAPQSRIARSPYGSTLSLNERDEDSELCESSNAAGGESSGGSGGGTSKKGGRPTPTSKRRPVPPQGLTYAVARHSPSDAERHKRKLAKARERRATMILGLIMAAFILAWLPFFVLYVLGALCKRCDISGTVFAVAFWLGYCNSAVNPIIYTIFNRDFRKAFRKILFK; encoded by the coding sequence ATGAGCAACGGCAGCAGTACGGCTAACCTGAGCTGGCTGGACAGCGTGGCGGCGCTGAACGCGACGCTCGACGGCAATGGCTCGGCGGCGGCAGACGACGAGACCGGTGGCTGGCCTCCTGCGGTCGAGGACCCGTGGGACGGGTCGCCCTACCCGAGCCGCTACTCAAAGCTGAGCTTTGTGGCGACCGCGTTCGTGGTCACCTGCATCATGATCCTCATCGTGGTGGGCAACATGCTGGTGTGCATCGCGATCGCCACCGAGAAGACGCTCAAGACGATCCAGAACTGGTTCATCGCCTCCCTGGCAGTGTCCGACTTCCTCATCGGGCTCATCATCATGCCGTTCTCGCTCGCCAAGGAGCTGATAGGCTACTGGATCTTCGGCGCGCTTTGGTGCGACGTGCATGCTGCACTGGACGTGTTAATATGCACCGCCTCCATCAATAACTTGTGCCTCATCAGCCTGGACCGGTACTGGTCTGTCACGCACGCCGTCGAGTACCTCAAGAAGCGCACCGCCTCGCGTGCCATGGCCATGATCTGCTTCGTGTGGCTCCTGTCGGCACTCATCTCGCTGCCTCCGCTCGTCGGCTGGAAGAAGTCCCAGCAGGCCTCCGATTACCCCCAGTGTTCTGTTTCTGAGGACGTCGGTTATGTGTTGTACTCGGCCCTTGGGTCGTTTTATGTTCCCGCGGTCGTCATGGTGTTTGTGTACATCCGGATATTCCTGGCGGCCCGCTCGCGCGCGCGCCGGCACGTCAAGAAGCAGGCCCGGCACGTACCAGAGCTCACGAACGATCCGGTGCGTGATAAgtcgacgacgacaacgacgacgtgCACCAGCTTCAGCAACCCGAGCCCACCGGACTCCTCGGCGGCGGCGCACAAGATgaacggcggcggcggcggcggtggtggtggcggcggcggagcGCAGCGCAGGGGCCTCCTGCCCAGCGCAGCGCCGCAGATCATCATCGAAActcccgaagagccgagctcggTGCCGCCGTCACCTCCATTGCCGCCCCGCCGCCAGGAGGGCCTCGGCGGGCTCAGGGCCCCGGAGGTCGGCCTCCGAGCCGACGACTCCGAGGCGGCGCCGCTGCAGGGCTCGCACGACGCGCCGGGCTTGCTGAGCGCGCCGCAGTCGCGGATCGCGCGCTCCCCTTACGGCTCCACGCTGTCGCTCAATGAGCGCGACGAGGACAGCGAGCTGTGCGAGTCTTCCAACGCGGCCGGAGGAGAATCCTCgggtggcagcggcggcggcaccAGCAAAAAGGGCGGCCGCCCCACGCCCACATCCAAGCGGCGACCGGTGCCACCTCAGGGACTGACATACGCCGTGGCGCGCCACAGTCCATCGGACGCCGAGCGCCACAAGCGCAAGCTGGCCAAGGCCCGCGAGCGCCGCGCCACCATGATTCTGGGCTTGATCATGGCCGCATTCATCCTGGCTTGGCTGCCCTTCTTCGTCCTCTACGTGCTGGGCGCGCTCTGCAAGCGCTGCGACATCAGCGGCACGGTGTTTGCGGTCGCCTTCTGGCTCGGCTACTGTAACTCGGCCGTCAACCCTATCATCTACACCATCTTCAACCGAGACTTCCGCAAGGCCTTCCGCAAAATCCTCTTCAAGTGA